One Streptomyces mobaraensis NBRC 13819 = DSM 40847 DNA segment encodes these proteins:
- a CDS encoding non-ribosomal peptide synthetase, protein MNDATAPIQADSAAGSALEDVYPLSSLQEGLLFHAVYDEDARDVYVVQSHLDLEGPLKTADLTAAADALLRRHANLRAGFWYDDGEEPVQFVPRHADTPVRERDLTALAADPAAQEDAVRAAMAEDWNHRFDLAEPPLLRLTLLRLADERARLVITCHHLLLDGWSMPILVRELLTLVGSRGDLAALPPVRPYRDHLELLATRDTEAARRAWAAALDGFTEPHPVAPGAALGAAVEPGAVETEAGPELTAAVTAVARARGLTLGNVAHTLWGVLVGSLTGAADVVSGTTVSGRPDDLPGADTMVGLFINTLPVRVRLAPDATLASTAAAVQAEQAALMDHQHLGLGGIQRLTAVDGPLFDTLLVVENYSGSDDVSDTLGTAAAGSGLRVTGLGARDATHYPLTMSVLPGATLRLELGYRPDLFDETTARRVTDRFLRLLTLFAEQPDTPLARLDTLLPGEGAELTAAADGGEHPVPAGTVTDLFTAQAARTPDATALAGPALDGGTERITFAELDERSDRLARLLRDRGLGAERVAALALPRTTASVTAILAVLKAGGAYLPLDLDHPDERLALLLDDTRPALLVATREVAARLPELPGTAVVLLDDPDVHAALDALPGGPLTDAERGGPIAPGHPAYVIHTSGSTGRPKGVVIEHRGLTALAHDHLDTVFAAAVRATGRDRLLALHTASFSFDSSWEQLIWLIGGHELHVLGEHARRDAEAVVAYAREHSVDTLDVTPTYAQQLLDSGLLDADAPHRPAVLLLGGEAVPEALWARLHPAPGLTCVNYYGPTEFTVDALAADLADSPTPTVGRPLRNTRAHVLDAWLRPVPVGVPGELYLAGAQLARGYLNRPAATASRFVADPYGPAGSRMYRTGDLVRRRPDGGLDFLGRTDDQVKIRGYRIELGEIEAVLAEQPAVGHAAVLVRTTASGVKRVVAYVVPAPGATPDTGELRAVCAARLPEYMVPSAFAVLDALPLNVNGKIDRAALPSDDALDYAGHTDDREPADATEALLCRIFAEVLDLPRAGVHDDFFRLGGDSITSIRLVGAARAEGLALSPRDVFEGRTPAGLAERARGEDTATPSAVHELPRPSDEALAAAPAGAEVWPLSPLQRGLLFEALYDEDALDVYTSRDVVTLRRPVPLDVLRTAVTAVLDRHPNLRAGFLHDGLDEPVQYVPDAVDVPLTEADLRDLVPETAEAELARLQAAEARTRFDLTNPPLLRLVSVLTPDGRQHILVTNHTLLWDGWSSGLFLQELLAHCHALVTTGSLASPEGEQPLPYQDFLAWLHAQDTAAGEEAWRAALAGVEEPTLVAPHARERASLLPEEHSTELTAELSARVTGWAQTHGLTLNTVLSGVWGLLLAGITGRQDVVFGTTVSGRPADLPGIERTVGMFLNTVPVRVRLDRDETAARLLTRLQREQAALLPHHQLSLGAIQRTTGLGRLFDTLQVLRNTPVDQDERDRVGEALGVEGVTDVDATHFPLIFTANPGERMTLEWKFRPDAFDRATVEEHAGRLVTLLDRITAGPDVPVRALDVLTGRERGLVLGEWAATDRELPEKSVADLLAERAAAVPDTVALVAGDRAWTYAELDARINRLARLFLARGAGPDRVVALGLPRSLDMVAALFAVLRAGAAYLPLELDYPADRLASMVAETRPVVLVTDSTVRGRMPDVRGVPVVELDDPAVTAELAALSGESVDADVDLDAAAYVIFTSGSTGRPKGVVTPYRGLTNMQLNHREAIFEPVVSAAGGRRLRIAHTVSFSFDMSWEELLWLVEGHEVHVLDESLRRDAEGLAAYCAEHEVDVINVTPSYAQALVECGLLDGDRHRPVLVLLGGEAVPESLWTRLKETPGLIGYNLYGPTEYTINTLGGGTLDSDTATVGRPIWNTRARVLDAWLRPVPIGVPGELYVSGVGLARGYLGRPGLTAGRFVADPFGEPGARMYRTGDVVRWRGDGLLDFLGRVDDQVKVRGYRVEPGEIEDALTADGSVARAAVVVREDTPGVKRLAAYLVPAGAVDVAALRRSLAASLPEYMVPSAFVVLDALPLTVNGKLDRKALPAPDLGGTGRAPRTEREELLCALFGEVLGVPSVGPDDHFLDLGGHSLLATRLVSRVRAELGTDLAVRDLFEAPTPAALAERTTPGADRRPALTRRERPAELPLSHAQRRMWYLRNLDGSGAAYNVPLVVRVNGALDEDALRHAVVDVTRRHESLRTVVGEHEGRPVQRILDAPDPADALHTAKTTDETLTADVEAAVRHAFDLARELPLRVTAFEVTPEDHVLVLLFHHIAGDEWSMLPFIDDLTAAYTARAAGTAPGWEPLPVQYADYTLWQRELLGDPADEHSAHHRQTAYWRQALDGLPEELALPRDRARGRDTGHRGDTVRAQVPPAVYRGLRDAATATGTTTFMVLQAAVATLLHRLGAGDDIPLGAPVAGRSDAALDGLVGFFVNTLVLRNDLSGDPTFAELLGRVRENDLAAFAHQDLPFDSLVEALNPPRAAGRHPLFQVMLGYQNNDGRAGRLLGLESRILPFELGAAKFELDFNFEETPTAEEIDIAFEYAADLYDRVTAEALVERLLSLLAQIAEDPHRRVGTLDVLTGRERDLVLGEWAATDRELPEKSVAELLAERAATVPDAVALVAGGRVWTFADLDAEVNRLARLLAARGAGPERVVALGLPRSLEMVAALFAVLRTGAAYLPLELDYPVDRLAFMVAETRPVVLLTDSTARHRMPDVPDVPVVELDDPRVAKELADFPAGPVDAVVDLDAAAYVIFTSGSTGRPKGVVTPYRGLTNMQLNHREAIFEPVVAAAGGRRLRIAHTVSFSFDMSWEELLWLVEGHEVHVLDESLRRDAEGLAAYCAEHAIDVINVTPSYAQALVECGLLDEDRHRPALVLLGGEAVAESLWTRLRDTPGVMGYNLYGPTEYTINTLGGGTLDSDTATVGRPIWNTRARVLDAHLRPVPVGVPGELYVSGVGLARGYLGRPGLTAGRFVADPFGEPGARMYRTGDVVRWRQDGLLDFLGRVDDQVKVRGYRVEPGEIEDALTADASVARAAVVVREDTPGVKRLAAYLVPAGAVDVAALRRSLAASLPEYMVPSAFVVLDALPLTVNGKLDRKALPAPTAADTAVGPTGRAPRDAVEETLCNVFAEVLGLPDVGVDDGFFDLGGHSLLLMSLLHGVRDAFGPGVTVTDLLARPTVAELAAFLTARSGEEAPETITAPS, encoded by the coding sequence ATGAATGACGCCACCGCACCGATCCAGGCCGACTCCGCAGCGGGCTCCGCGTTGGAGGACGTCTACCCCCTGTCCTCCCTCCAGGAGGGCCTCCTCTTCCACGCCGTCTACGACGAGGACGCCCGCGACGTCTACGTCGTCCAGTCCCACCTCGACCTCGAAGGCCCACTGAAAACGGCCGACTTGACGGCAGCCGCCGACGCCCTGCTGCGCCGCCACGCCAACCTGCGCGCCGGCTTCTGGTACGACGACGGCGAGGAGCCCGTCCAGTTCGTCCCGCGCCACGCCGACACCCCCGTGCGCGAACGCGACCTCACCGCCCTCGCCGCCGACCCGGCGGCACAGGAGGACGCCGTCCGCGCCGCCATGGCCGAGGACTGGAACCACCGCTTCGACCTCGCCGAACCGCCCCTCCTGCGGCTCACCCTGCTGCGCCTGGCCGACGAGCGCGCCCGCCTGGTCATCACCTGCCACCACCTCCTCCTCGACGGCTGGTCCATGCCGATCCTGGTCCGGGAGCTGCTCACCCTCGTCGGCTCGCGCGGCGACCTCGCCGCCCTCCCGCCCGTCCGCCCCTACCGCGACCACCTCGAACTGCTCGCCACCCGCGACACCGAGGCCGCCCGCCGGGCCTGGGCCGCCGCCCTCGACGGGTTCACCGAACCCCATCCGGTGGCCCCCGGCGCCGCCCTCGGCGCGGCCGTCGAACCCGGCGCCGTCGAGACCGAGGCCGGGCCCGAACTCACCGCCGCCGTCACCGCCGTGGCCCGCGCCCGCGGCCTGACCCTCGGCAACGTCGCCCACACCCTCTGGGGCGTCCTCGTCGGCTCCCTCACCGGCGCCGCCGACGTCGTCAGCGGCACCACGGTCTCCGGCCGCCCGGACGACCTGCCCGGCGCCGACACCATGGTCGGCCTGTTCATCAACACCCTGCCCGTGCGCGTCCGGCTCGCCCCCGACGCCACCCTCGCGAGCACCGCCGCCGCCGTCCAGGCCGAACAGGCCGCCCTCATGGACCACCAGCACCTCGGCCTCGGCGGCATCCAGCGGCTCACCGCCGTCGACGGGCCGCTGTTCGACACGCTGCTGGTCGTCGAGAACTACAGCGGCAGCGACGACGTCTCCGACACCCTCGGCACGGCCGCCGCGGGCAGCGGCCTGCGCGTCACCGGCCTCGGCGCCCGCGACGCCACCCACTACCCGCTGACGATGTCCGTCCTGCCCGGCGCCACCCTGCGCCTCGAACTCGGCTACCGTCCCGACCTGTTCGACGAGACGACGGCCCGCCGCGTCACCGACCGCTTCCTGCGCCTGCTCACCCTCTTCGCCGAGCAGCCCGACACCCCGCTCGCCCGGCTCGACACCCTGCTGCCCGGCGAAGGCGCGGAGCTGACCGCCGCCGCCGACGGCGGCGAGCACCCCGTCCCGGCGGGCACCGTCACCGACCTGTTCACCGCGCAGGCCGCCCGCACCCCCGACGCCACCGCCCTCGCCGGACCGGCCCTCGACGGCGGCACCGAGCGGATCACCTTCGCCGAACTCGACGAGCGCTCCGACCGGCTCGCCCGGCTGCTCCGCGACCGGGGCCTCGGCGCCGAACGGGTCGCCGCCCTCGCCCTGCCCCGCACCACCGCGTCCGTCACCGCGATCCTCGCCGTCCTCAAGGCCGGCGGCGCCTACCTGCCGCTGGACCTCGACCATCCCGACGAGCGCCTCGCCCTGCTCCTGGACGACACCCGGCCCGCCCTCCTCGTCGCCACCCGCGAGGTCGCCGCCCGGCTCCCCGAACTCCCCGGCACCGCCGTCGTCCTCCTCGACGACCCGGACGTCCACGCGGCCCTCGACGCGCTGCCCGGCGGACCGCTCACGGACGCCGAGCGCGGCGGACCGATCGCCCCCGGCCACCCCGCGTACGTGATCCACACCTCCGGTTCCACCGGCCGCCCCAAGGGCGTCGTCATCGAGCACCGCGGCCTCACCGCGCTCGCCCACGACCACCTCGACACCGTCTTCGCCGCCGCCGTCCGCGCCACCGGCCGCGACCGGCTGCTCGCCCTGCACACCGCCTCGTTCTCCTTCGACTCCTCCTGGGAACAGCTCATCTGGCTGATCGGTGGCCACGAGCTGCACGTCCTCGGCGAGCACGCGCGCCGCGACGCCGAGGCCGTCGTCGCGTACGCCCGGGAGCACAGCGTCGACACCCTCGACGTCACCCCCACCTACGCCCAGCAGCTCCTCGACAGCGGCCTCCTCGACGCCGACGCCCCGCACCGCCCGGCCGTCCTGCTGCTCGGCGGCGAGGCCGTGCCCGAGGCGCTGTGGGCACGGCTGCACCCCGCACCCGGCCTGACCTGCGTCAACTACTACGGGCCCACCGAGTTCACCGTCGACGCCCTCGCCGCCGACCTCGCCGACAGCCCCACCCCGACCGTCGGCCGGCCGCTGCGCAACACCCGCGCCCACGTCCTCGACGCCTGGCTGCGGCCCGTGCCCGTCGGCGTCCCCGGCGAGCTCTACCTCGCCGGCGCCCAGCTCGCCCGCGGCTACCTGAACCGCCCGGCCGCCACCGCGTCCCGCTTCGTCGCCGACCCCTACGGCCCGGCCGGCAGCCGCATGTACCGCACCGGCGACCTCGTCCGCCGCCGCCCGGACGGCGGCCTGGACTTCCTCGGCCGCACCGACGACCAGGTCAAGATCCGCGGCTACCGCATCGAACTCGGCGAGATCGAGGCCGTCCTGGCGGAGCAGCCGGCCGTCGGCCACGCGGCCGTCCTGGTTCGTACGACGGCGTCGGGCGTCAAGCGCGTCGTCGCCTACGTCGTCCCCGCCCCCGGCGCCACCCCCGACACCGGGGAACTGCGGGCCGTCTGCGCGGCCCGGCTGCCCGAGTACATGGTGCCGTCCGCCTTCGCCGTGCTCGACGCGCTCCCGCTCAACGTCAACGGCAAGATCGACCGGGCCGCGCTCCCGTCCGACGACGCCCTCGACTACGCCGGGCACACCGACGACCGCGAACCCGCCGACGCCACCGAGGCCCTGCTCTGCCGGATCTTCGCCGAGGTCCTCGACCTGCCCCGGGCCGGCGTCCACGACGACTTCTTCCGCCTCGGCGGCGACAGCATCACCTCCATCCGCCTCGTCGGCGCCGCCCGCGCCGAGGGCCTCGCCCTCAGCCCCCGCGACGTCTTCGAGGGCCGCACTCCGGCGGGGCTCGCCGAGCGCGCCCGCGGGGAGGACACCGCCACCCCGTCCGCCGTTCACGAGCTGCCCCGGCCGAGCGACGAGGCCCTCGCCGCCGCGCCCGCGGGGGCCGAGGTCTGGCCCCTCTCCCCGCTCCAGCGCGGCCTGTTGTTCGAGGCCCTGTACGACGAGGACGCGCTCGACGTCTACACCTCCCGCGACGTCGTCACCCTCCGCCGGCCCGTCCCGCTCGACGTGCTGCGCACCGCCGTCACCGCCGTCCTCGACCGCCACCCCAACCTGCGCGCCGGGTTCCTGCACGACGGCCTCGACGAGCCCGTCCAGTACGTCCCGGACGCCGTGGACGTGCCCCTTACCGAGGCCGACCTGCGCGACCTCGTCCCGGAAACGGCCGAGGCCGAACTCGCCCGGCTCCAGGCAGCCGAGGCCCGCACCCGCTTCGACCTGACGAACCCGCCGCTGCTGCGCCTGGTCTCGGTCCTCACCCCCGACGGCCGCCAGCACATCCTCGTCACCAACCACACGCTGCTGTGGGACGGCTGGTCGTCCGGGCTGTTCCTCCAGGAACTGCTGGCCCACTGCCACGCGCTCGTCACCACCGGCTCCCTCGCGAGCCCCGAGGGCGAACAGCCCCTCCCGTACCAGGACTTCCTCGCCTGGCTGCACGCCCAGGACACCGCCGCCGGCGAGGAGGCGTGGCGCGCGGCCCTGGCCGGCGTCGAGGAGCCCACGCTCGTCGCCCCGCACGCCCGCGAGCGCGCCTCGCTCCTCCCCGAGGAGCACTCCACCGAACTCACCGCAGAACTGAGCGCCCGGGTCACCGGCTGGGCCCAGACCCACGGACTGACCCTCAACACCGTGCTCTCCGGCGTCTGGGGCCTGCTGCTCGCCGGAATCACCGGCCGGCAGGACGTGGTCTTCGGAACGACCGTCTCCGGCCGCCCCGCCGACCTGCCCGGCATCGAGCGGACCGTCGGCATGTTCCTCAACACCGTCCCCGTCCGCGTCCGCCTCGACCGCGACGAGACGGCGGCCCGCCTCCTCACCCGCCTCCAGCGCGAACAGGCGGCCCTCCTGCCGCACCACCAGCTCAGCCTGGGCGCCATCCAGCGCACCACCGGCCTCGGCCGCCTCTTCGACACCCTCCAGGTGCTCCGCAACACCCCCGTCGACCAGGACGAGCGCGACCGCGTCGGCGAGGCCCTGGGCGTCGAGGGCGTCACGGACGTCGACGCCACGCACTTCCCGCTCATCTTCACCGCCAACCCCGGTGAGCGGATGACCCTGGAATGGAAGTTCCGTCCCGACGCCTTCGACCGCGCCACGGTCGAGGAGCACGCCGGGCGGCTCGTCACCCTGCTCGACCGGATCACGGCCGGTCCCGACGTGCCCGTCCGCGCCCTGGACGTGCTGACCGGGCGCGAGCGCGGGCTGGTGCTGGGGGAGTGGGCGGCGACGGACCGGGAACTGCCGGAGAAGTCGGTGGCCGACCTGCTCGCCGAGCGCGCCGCCGCCGTCCCGGACACGGTCGCCCTCGTCGCCGGGGACCGCGCCTGGACCTACGCCGAGCTCGACGCGCGGATCAACCGCCTCGCACGGCTGTTCCTCGCCCGGGGCGCCGGACCCGACCGGGTGGTCGCCCTCGGGCTGCCCCGATCGCTCGACATGGTCGCCGCGCTGTTCGCCGTCCTGCGCGCCGGTGCCGCCTACCTGCCGCTGGAGCTCGACTACCCGGCCGACCGCCTCGCCTCCATGGTCGCCGAGACCCGTCCCGTCGTCCTGGTCACCGACTCGACCGTCCGCGGGCGGATGCCCGACGTCCGCGGCGTCCCGGTCGTCGAGCTCGACGACCCGGCCGTGACCGCCGAACTCGCCGCGCTCTCGGGTGAGTCCGTGGACGCGGACGTCGACCTGGATGCCGCCGCGTATGTGATCTTCACGTCGGGTTCGACGGGTCGGCCGAAGGGTGTGGTGACGCCTTATCGGGGTTTGACGAATATGCAGTTGAACCATCGTGAGGCGATTTTCGAGCCGGTGGTCTCGGCCGCGGGTGGGCGGCGGTTGCGGATCGCGCATACGGTGTCGTTCTCCTTCGACATGTCGTGGGAGGAGTTGTTGTGGCTGGTCGAGGGGCACGAGGTGCACGTCCTTGACGAGTCGCTGCGGCGGGACGCGGAGGGGCTGGCGGCCTACTGCGCCGAGCACGAGGTCGACGTCATCAATGTGACGCCCTCCTATGCCCAAGCGCTCGTGGAATGCGGCCTGTTGGACGGCGACCGGCACCGGCCCGTCCTCGTCCTCCTCGGCGGCGAGGCCGTGCCCGAGTCGCTGTGGACGCGCCTCAAGGAGACTCCCGGTCTCATCGGCTACAACCTCTACGGGCCGACCGAGTACACGATCAACACCCTCGGCGGCGGCACGCTGGACAGCGACACGGCCACCGTCGGCCGTCCCATTTGGAACACCCGCGCCCGCGTCCTGGACGCCTGGCTGCGGCCGGTCCCGATCGGTGTGCCGGGCGAACTGTACGTGTCCGGTGTGGGCCTGGCGCGCGGTTACCTCGGCCGTCCCGGTCTGACGGCGGGGCGTTTCGTGGCGGATCCGTTCGGTGAGCCGGGTGCGCGGATGTACCGGACGGGTGATGTGGTGCGGTGGCGGGGGGACGGGCTGCTGGACTTCCTCGGCCGGGTCGACGATCAGGTGAAGGTCCGGGGTTACCGGGTGGAGCCGGGGGAGATCGAGGACGCGCTGACCGCGGATGGCTCCGTGGCGCGGGCCGCCGTCGTGGTCCGCGAGGACACCCCGGGCGTCAAGCGGCTGGCCGCCTACCTGGTCCCGGCCGGTGCCGTGGACGTGGCGGCGCTGCGCCGGTCGCTCGCCGCTTCGCTGCCGGAGTACATGGTCCCGTCGGCGTTCGTCGTCCTCGACGCGCTGCCGCTGACCGTCAACGGCAAGCTCGACCGCAAGGCCCTCCCCGCCCCCGACCTCGGCGGCACCGGCCGCGCCCCCCGCACCGAGCGCGAGGAACTCCTCTGCGCCCTCTTCGGCGAGGTGCTGGGCGTCCCCTCGGTCGGCCCCGACGACCACTTCCTCGACCTCGGCGGGCACTCCCTGCTCGCCACCCGCCTCGTCAGCCGCGTCCGCGCCGAACTGGGCACCGACCTCGCCGTCCGCGACCTCTTCGAGGCCCCGACCCCGGCCGCCCTCGCCGAGCGCACCACCCCCGGCGCCGACCGCCGCCCCGCCCTGACCCGCCGCGAGCGCCCGGCCGAACTGCCGCTCTCGCACGCCCAGCGGCGCATGTGGTACCTCCGGAACCTCGACGGCTCCGGGGCCGCCTACAACGTCCCGCTCGTCGTCCGCGTCAACGGCGCGCTCGACGAGGACGCGCTGCGGCACGCCGTCGTCGACGTCACCCGGCGCCACGAGAGCCTCCGCACGGTCGTCGGCGAGCACGAGGGCCGGCCCGTGCAGCGGATCCTCGACGCGCCCGACCCCGCCGACGCGCTGCACACCGCGAAGACGACGGACGAGACGCTGACGGCGGACGTCGAGGCGGCCGTCCGCCACGCCTTCGACCTCGCGCGCGAACTGCCGCTGCGGGTCACGGCGTTCGAGGTGACGCCCGAGGACCACGTCCTCGTCCTCCTCTTCCACCACATCGCCGGCGACGAGTGGTCGATGCTGCCGTTCATCGACGACCTCACCGCCGCGTACACCGCCCGCGCGGCGGGCACGGCACCCGGCTGGGAGCCGCTGCCCGTGCAGTACGCCGACTACACGCTCTGGCAGCGCGAGCTGCTGGGCGACCCGGCCGACGAGCACAGCGCACACCACCGGCAGACCGCCTACTGGCGGCAGGCCCTGGACGGGCTGCCTGAGGAACTCGCCCTGCCCCGCGACCGGGCGCGCGGCCGGGACACCGGCCACCGCGGCGACACCGTGCGCGCCCAGGTGCCGCCGGCCGTCTACCGCGGCCTCCGCGACGCCGCGACGGCCACCGGCACCACCACGTTCATGGTGCTCCAGGCCGCCGTCGCCACGCTCCTCCACCGGCTGGGCGCCGGCGACGACATCCCGCTCGGCGCGCCCGTCGCGGGCCGCTCGGACGCGGCGCTCGACGGTCTCGTGGGCTTCTTCGTCAACACCCTGGTGCTGCGGAACGACCTGTCCGGCGACCCGACGTTCGCCGAACTCCTCGGCCGCGTACGGGAGAACGACCTGGCCGCCTTCGCCCACCAGGACCTGCCGTTCGACAGCCTCGTCGAGGCGCTCAACCCGCCGCGCGCTGCCGGCCGGCACCCGCTGTTCCAGGTGATGCTCGGGTACCAGAACAACGACGGCCGCGCCGGCCGGCTCCTGGGCCTGGAGAGCCGCATCCTGCCCTTCGAGCTCGGCGCCGCCAAGTTCGAACTCGACTTCAACTTCGAGGAGACGCCCACCGCCGAGGAGATCGACATCGCCTTCGAGTACGCGGCCGACCTCTACGACCGCGTCACCGCCGAGGCCCTCGTCGAACGCCTCCTCTCCCTCCTCGCCCAGATCGCCGAGGACCCGCACCGCCGTGTCGGCACCCTGGACGTGCTGACCGGGCGCGAGCGCGACCTGGTCCTGGGGGAGTGGGCGGCGACGGACCGGGAACTGCCGGAGAAGTCGGTGGCGGAACTGCTGGCAGAGCGCGCGGCGACCGTCCCGGACGCGGTGGCGCTGGTGGCCGGCGGGCGGGTCTGGACCTTCGCCGATCTTGACGCCGAAGTCAACCGGCTGGCGCGGCTGTTGGCGGCCCGGGGTGCCGGTCCCGAGCGGGTGGTGGCGCTGGGGCTGCCGCGTTCGCTGGAGATGGTCGCGGCGCTGTTCGCGGTGCTGCGGACCGGGGCGGCGTACCTGCCGCTGGAGCTCGACTACCCGGTGGACCGACTCGCGTTCATGGTCGCCGAGACCCGTCCCGTCGTCCTGCTGACCGACTCGACCGCCCGGCACCGGATGCCGGATGTGCCCGACGTCCCGGTCGTCGAGCTGGACGACCCGCGCGTCGCAAAGGAGTTGGCCGACTTCCCGGCCGGTCCCGTGGACGCGGTCGTCGACCTGGATGCTGCCGCGTATGTCATTTTCACGTCGGGTTCGACGGGTCGGCCGAAGGGTGTGGTGACGCCGTACCGCGGTTTGACCAATATGCAGCTCAATCACCGTGAGGCGATTTTCGAGCCGGTGGTTGCGGCCGCGGGTGGTCGGCGGTTGCGGATCGCGCATACGGTGTCGTTCTCCTTCGACATGTCGTGGGAGGAGTTGTTGTGGCTGGTCGAGGGGCACGAGGTGCACGTTCTCGACGAGTCGCTGCGGCGGGACGCGGAGGGGCTGGCCGCCTACTGCGCCGAGCACGCGATCGACGTCATCAATGTCACGCCGTCCTACGCCCAAGCCCTGGTCGAGTGCGGCTTGTTGGACGAGGACCGGCACCGGCCGGCGCTCGTCCTGCTGGGCGGTGAGGCCGTCGCGGAGTCGCTCTGGACGCGGCTGCGCGACACCCCCGGCGTGATGGGCTACAACCTCTACGGGCCGACCGAGTACACGATCAACACGCTCGGCGGCGGCACGCTGGACAGCGACACGGCCACCGTCGGCCGTCCGATCTGGAACACCCGCGCCCGCGTCCTCGACGCCCACCTCCGGCCCGTGCCCGTCGGCGTCCCCGGCGAGTTGTACGTCTCCGGCGTCGGACTCGCCCGGGGCTACCTCGGCCGTCCCGGTCTGACGGCGGGGCGTTTCGTGGCGGATCCGTTCGGTGAGCCGGGTGCGCGGATGTACCGGACGGGTGATGTGGTGCGGTGGCGGCAGGACGGGTTGCTGGACTTCCTCGGCCGGGTCGACGATCAGGTGAAGGTCCGGGGTTACCGGGTGGAGCCGGGGGAGATCGAGGACGCGCTGACCGCGGATGCCTCCGTGGCGCGGGCCGCCGTCGTGGTCCGCGAGGACACCCCGGGCGTCAAGCGGCTGGCCGCCTACCTGGTCCCGGCCGGTGCCGTGGACGTGGCGGCGCTGCGCCGGTCGCTCGCCGCTTCGCTGCCGGAGTACATGGTCCCGTCGGCGTTCGTCGTCCTCGACGCGCTGCCGCTGACCGTCAACGGCAAGCTCGACCGCAAGGCCCTCCCCGCCCCCACGGCCGCCGACACGGCCGTCGGCCCGACCGGCCGGGCCCCGCGCGACGCCGTGGAGGAGACGCTGTGTAACGTCTTCGCCGAGGTGCTCGGACTGCCCGACGTCGGCGTCGACGACGGCTTCTTCGACCTCGGCGGCCACTCGCTGCTGCTGATGTCCCTGCTGCACGGCGTCCGTGACGCGTTCGGCCCCGGCGTGACCGTCACCGACCTGCTGGCCCGGCCCACTGTCGCCGAGCTCGCGGCCTTCCT